A window from uncultured Desulfobacter sp. encodes these proteins:
- the rlmN gene encoding 23S rRNA (adenine(2503)-C(2))-methyltransferase RlmN: MKDMLDFTRQDLGEWFENKGIRRFRADQVFKWLYLKLAGSFEEMTDLGKDLREALTEHFCIGTLEPANMETSADGTKKFLHRMLDGEYVESVLIPEKDHFTLCVSTQAGCAMNCKFCLTAKGGFKRNLTMGEIVGQIWGARRYVAQQGMEPLSLSNLVFMGMGEPLANYDNLLRSLGVIFDTDFGMKFSRRKVTVSTSGIAPKIIQLGHDTEVNLAVSLNATDNELRSKLMPVNRTWPIEDVLAACKKFEMRPRNKITFEYILMSGVNDRDEDAYALARLLAPIRAKVNLIPFNEHARAPYKRPSRNRIDAFLTILLDRNMTAIVRKSKGDDISAACGQLKAKQSD, encoded by the coding sequence ATGAAGGATATGCTGGATTTTACCCGCCAGGATCTGGGTGAATGGTTTGAAAATAAAGGGATACGGCGTTTCAGGGCGGACCAGGTGTTCAAGTGGCTTTACCTGAAACTTGCCGGCAGTTTTGAAGAGATGACCGATCTGGGTAAGGATCTGCGCGAAGCGTTAACCGAACATTTTTGTATCGGAACACTGGAACCGGCAAATATGGAAACCTCTGCCGATGGTACAAAGAAGTTTTTGCACCGGATGTTGGACGGGGAGTATGTGGAAAGCGTGCTTATACCCGAAAAGGATCATTTTACCCTTTGTGTCTCCACCCAGGCCGGATGCGCCATGAACTGTAAGTTCTGCCTGACCGCAAAGGGCGGATTTAAACGGAACCTGACCATGGGAGAGATTGTTGGGCAGATATGGGGGGCGCGCCGTTACGTTGCCCAACAGGGCATGGAGCCTTTATCTTTGTCCAACCTTGTGTTCATGGGAATGGGAGAGCCTCTGGCCAATTATGACAATCTGTTGCGCAGCCTTGGTGTAATTTTTGATACGGATTTCGGGATGAAGTTTTCCCGTCGCAAGGTAACGGTTTCCACCTCGGGCATTGCGCCGAAAATAATTCAGCTGGGTCATGATACTGAAGTCAATCTTGCCGTCTCTTTGAATGCCACGGACAATGAACTTCGTTCCAAGTTAATGCCGGTGAACCGTACCTGGCCCATTGAAGATGTGCTTGCGGCCTGCAAAAAATTTGAAATGAGGCCCAGAAACAAGATTACCTTTGAGTATATTCTGATGAGCGGGGTCAATGACAGAGATGAAGATGCCTATGCCCTGGCCCGCCTGCTTGCCCCCATTCGTGCAAAGGTTAATCTGATTCCCTTTAACGAGCATGCCCGGGCACCATATAAGAGGCCCTCACGCAATCGGATCGATGCGTTCTTGACTATTCTTTTAGACCGGAATATGACGGCCATTGTCAGGAAAAGCAAGGGGGATGATATATCCGCAGCCTGCGGGCAGCTCAAGGCAAAACAAAGTGATTGA